In Thioalkalivibrio paradoxus ARh 1, the following are encoded in one genomic region:
- the aprB gene encoding adenylyl-sulfate reductase subunit beta: protein MPTFVYMTRCDGCGHCVDICPSDIMHIDKTYRRAYNIEPNMCWECFSCVKACPHHAIDVRGYADFAPLGHSVRVDRDEERGTIAWRIKFRDGREKNFLSPITTKPWGKHIPKLSDVPGPDKSARDSQLLFNEPKYIRMDDGDLYSLETAGLKLKEGVYY from the coding sequence ATGCCAACTTTCGTATACATGACCCGTTGCGACGGCTGTGGGCACTGCGTTGATATCTGCCCGTCCGATATCATGCACATCGACAAGACCTATCGCCGCGCCTACAACATCGAACCCAACATGTGTTGGGAATGCTTCTCCTGCGTCAAGGCTTGCCCGCACCATGCCATCGACGTGCGCGGCTACGCCGACTTTGCCCCGCTTGGGCACAGCGTGCGCGTGGATCGCGACGAGGAGCGCGGCACCATCGCCTGGAGAATCAAGTTCCGGGACGGGCGGGAAAAGAACTTCCTGTCGCCGATCACGACCAAGCCCTGGGGCAAGCACATTCCGAAACTTTCGGACGTGCCGGGGCCGGACAAGTCCGCTCGCGATAGCCAGTTGCTGTTCAATGAGCCCAAGTACATCCGGATGGATGACGGGGATCTGTATTCGCTGGAAACCGCCGGCCTTAAGCTGAAAGAAGGGGTGTATTACTAA